One genomic segment of Ricinus communis isolate WT05 ecotype wild-type chromosome 5, ASM1957865v1, whole genome shotgun sequence includes these proteins:
- the LOC8272481 gene encoding subtilisin-like protease 3 has product MNKKKGFVSARPRRMVPLHTTHTPSFLGLQQNLGFWNYSNYGKGVVIGLIDSGITADHPSFSGEGLPPPPAKWKGKCDNGTLCNNKLIGVRNFATDSNNTLDEYMHGTHTASTAAGSPVQNANYFGQANGTAIGMAPLAHLAMYKVSGRFGKAGDSEILAAMDAAIEDGVDVLSLSLGIGSHPFYDDVIALGAYAAIQKGIFVSCSAGNSGPDSSSLSNEAPWILTVGASSVDRAIRATVLLGNNTELNGESLFQPNDSPSTLLPLVYAGASGTGSSAYCEPGSLSNFDVKGKIVLCERGGSYETVLKGQEVKDNGGFAMIVMNDEFDGFVTEAEFHVLPASHVSYMAGLAIKTYINSTSTPKATIVFKGTVLGLPEAPQVADFSSRGPSVASPGILKPDIIGPGVRILAAWPVSVDNTTNRFDMISGTSMSCPHLSGIGALLRSAHPDWSPAAIKSAIMTTANMVNLGGKLISDQEFVLSTVFDIGAGHVNASGANDPGLIYDIQPDDYIPYLCGLGYSDKQVGLIVQRAVKCSNDSSIPEAQLNYPSFSINLGPTPQTYTRTVTNVGKPDSTYFIEYSAPLGVDIEVTPAELIFSRVNQKATYSVTFSKNGNAGGTFVDGYLKWVANGYNVRSVIAVTFE; this is encoded by the coding sequence ATGAATAAGAAGAAAGGGTTCGTATCAGCCCGCCCCAGAAGGATGGTTCCTTTGCACACTACCCATACTCCAAGCTTCTTGGGTCTGCAGCAGAATTTAGGATTTTGGAACTACTCAAATTACGGCAAAGGAGTGGTTATTGGACTCATCGACAGTGGAATAACGGCTGATCATCCTTCATTTAGTGGTGAAGGATTGCCTCCTCCACCAGCAAAATGGAAAGGGAAATGTGACAATGGAACACTGTGTAACAACAAACTTATTGGTGTAAGAAATTTCGCTACTGACAGTAATAACACTTTGGACGAGTACATGCATGGGACTCACACAGCTAGCACAGCAGCTGGAAGTCCTGTACAAAATGCCAATTACTTCGGGCAGGCCAATGGCACTGCAATTGGCATGGCACCGCTAGCCCACTTGGCTATGTATAAAGTTTCTGGCAGATTTGGTAAGGCAGGTGACAGTGAGATACTGGCAGCAATGGATGCTGCCATTGAGGATGGTGTTGATGTTCTTTCACTTTCCCTTGGAATTGGCTCTCATCCTTTCTATGATGATGTAATTGCATTAGGTGCATATGCAGCTATTCAGAAGGGGATCTTTGTGAGTTGCTCAGCAGGAAATTCTGGTCCTGATAGTAGTTCTTTATCGAATGAGGCACCGTGGATTTTAACGGTAGGAGCAAGCTCTGTAGATAGAGCAATAAGAGCAACAGTTTTACTTGGAAATAATACAGAGCTAAATGGTGAATCCCTTTTCCAGCCAAATGATTCCCCTTCAACATTGTTGCCACTTGTTTATGCTGGTGCAAGTGGTACTGGATCATCTGCATACTGCGAGCCAGGATCACTAAGTAATTTTGATGTCAAAGGCAAGATAGTGTTGTGTGAGAGAGGAGGTTCATATGAAACAGTTCTCAAAGGCCAAGAAGTGAAAGACAATGGTGGCTTTGCCATGATTGTTATGAATGATGAGTTTGATGGCTTTGTTACTGAAGCAGAATTTCATGTTCTTCCGGCATCACATGTGAGTTACATGGCAGGATTAGCAATCAAAACCTATATAAACTCTACATCAACTCCGAAAGCTACAATCGTGTTTAAAGGAACTGTACTTGGATTGCCAGAGGCTCCTCAGGTTGCTGACTTTTCCTCGAGAGGTCCTAGCGTGGCAAGTCCAGGGATCTTGAAGCCAGACATTATAGGCCCTGGTGTGAGAATTCTAGCTGCTTGGCCAGTTTCAGTTGATAATACTACAAACAGGTTCGATATGATTTCAGGCACCTCAATGTCTTGCCCTCATCTTAGCGGCATTGGAGCTCTGCTCAGAAGTGCTCACCCTGATTGGTCACCAGCAGCCATAAAATCTGCCATCATGACCACTGCTAATATGGTTAACCTCGGAGGCAAGCTCATTTCTGATCAGGAGTTCGTTCTATCTACTGTCTTTGACATTGGTGCAGGCCATGTGAACGCATCAGGAGCAAATGATCCAGGGCTCATTTACGATATTCAACCAGATGATTATATTCCTTACTTATGTGGACTTGGCTATTCTGACAAACAGGTGGGACTTATTGTGCAACGTGCCGTGAAATGCTCAAATGATTCAAGCATACCTGAAGCTCAATTGAACTATCCTTCATTTTCCATCAATTTGGGGCCTACTCCACAAACTTACACAAGAACAGTAACAAATGTTGGCAAGCCTGACTCAACTTACTTCATTGAGTACTCTGCACCCCTTGGCGTGGACATTGAGGTGACGCCTGCTGAACTTATTTTCAGTAGAGTGAACCAGAAAGCTACATACTCGGTAACATTTAGCAAGAATGGGAATGCTGGTGGAACTTTTGTTGACGGATACCTGAAGTGGGTGGCTAATGGGTATAATGTTCGAAGCGTTATTGCTGTGACATTTGAATAA
- the LOC112534945 gene encoding uncharacterized protein LOC112534945 — protein MATLVKIHETVASPDPKQVYKNLPFFQQTTSISSKSEKSVAKGFNSFLIPIKETPSKELLMLLIVVVLASLVPRGLSQLEPNPGPSLENGTQRQQCWKPIFSSIWWKWEVETILLSHDLRRVDLAFCNVTKDISRNCWLEMFPSMPGALVDIKYYCGKKCWSPITRIEGCYVKVMKSAFNHGQVSEIGNACCHAILAIQDNCWPQMFPLPPSFPSRLKSFCATSASAPALS, from the exons ATGGCAACGCTGGTAAAAA TTCATGAAACTGTTGCATCTCCTGACCCAAAGCAAGTATATAAGAACCTCCCATTTTTTCAACAAACCACAAGCATATCCTCCAAGTCTGAAAAATCAGTGGCAAAAGGTTTCAATAGTTTCCTAATCCCAATAAAAGAAACACCATCAAAGGAACTTCTCATGCTGTTGATTGTTGTAGTATTAGCATCTTTGGTCCCACGAGGACTTTCGCAATTGGAACCAAATCCAGGTCCGTCACTTGAAAATGGTACACAGAGGCAGCAATGTTGGAAACCTATTTTCAGCTCGATATGGTGGAAGTGGGAAGTGGAAACGATACTTCTTAGTCATGACCTCCGCAGGGTAGACCTTGCCTTTTGCAATGTCACCAAGGATATCAGTCGTAATTGTTGGCTTGAGATGTTCCCCTCCATGCCTGGCGCCCTAGTGGACATCAAATATTATTGTGGTAAGAAATGTTGGTCGCCTATAACAAGAATTGAAGGATGCTATGTTAAGGTTATGAAGTCAGCTTTTAATCATGGGCAAGTTAGTGAAATTGGCAATGCTTGTTGCCATGCCATCTTAGCAATCCAAGACAACTGCTGGCCTCAGATGTTCCCGTTGCCCCCGTCCTTCCCATCTCGACTAAAGAGCTTTTGTGCTACATCTGCATCTGCACCTGCCCTCTCTTAG
- the LOC8272483 gene encoding subtilisin-like protease 3, with the protein MEYKEGFVTALPGSLVRLHTTHTPSFLGLQQNLGFWNYSNYGKGVIIGLVDSGITPDHPSFSSEGMPLPPARWKGKCEYNETLCNNKIIGARNFNMDSKDTSDEYNHGTHTASIAAGSPVQGVNFFGQANGTASGVAPLAHLAMYKISNEATTSEILAAIDAAIDDGVDVLSLSIGIDSHPFYDDVIAIAAYAAIRKGIFVSSSAGNEGKDKGPLSNEAPWMLTVGASTVDRTIRATVLLGNNTELNGESLFQPKDFPSTMLPLVYAGENGNALSASCMPGSLKNVDVRGKIVLCERGSAHDMIFKGEVVKRNGGVAMIVMNGQSDGFIISADLHVLPASHVSCMAGLAIKAYINSTSSPIGTILFEGTVTGLPEAPQVAEFSSRGPSKASPGILKPDIIGPGVNILAAWPVSEEEAPNRFNMKSGTSMSCPHLSGIAALLKSAHPDWSPAAIKSAIMTTANVFNLDGKPITDQQFVPATYFDIGAGHVNPSRANEPGLIYDIQPDDYLPYLCGLGYSNKQVGVITQRRVNCSKNLSMPEAQLNYPSFSVKLGSSPQTCARTVTNVGKPNSSYILETFAPRGVDVKVTPNKITFTGLNQKATYTIAFSKMGNTSVSFAQGYLNWVADGYSVRSPITVISQ; encoded by the coding sequence ATGGAATATAAGGAAGGGTTTGTAACAGCCCTCCCTGGAAGTTTGGTGCGTCTGCACACGACCCATACTCCTAGCTTCTTGGGCCTGCAGCAAAATTTAGGATTTTGGAACTATTCGAATTATGGCAAGGGAGTGATTATTGGCCTTGTCGACAGTGGAATAACGCCTGATCATCCTTCATTTAGCAGTGAAGGGATGCCTCTTCCACCAGCAAGATGGAAAGGAAAATGCGAATATAATGAAACTTTGTGCAACAACAAGATTATTGGTGCAAGAAACTTTAATATGGACAGCAAGGACACATCAGACGAGTACAATCATGGGACCCACACAGCTAGTATAGCAGCTGGAAGCCCTGTGCAAGGTGTCAACTTCTTTGGTCAGGCAAATGGCACTGCAAGTGGTGTAGCACCATTAGCGCACTTGGCAATGTATAAAATTTCTAACGAGGCTACCACAAGTGAGATATTGGCAGCAATAGATGCTGCCATTGATGATGGTGTTGACGTCCTATCACTTTCCATTGGCATCGATTCTCATCCTTTCTATGATGATGTGATCGCAATTGCTGCATATGCAGCCATTCGAAAGGGTATCTTCGTGAGTTCCTCAGCAGGGAATGAAGGTAAGGATAAAGGTCCCTTATCAAATGAGGCCCCATGGATGCTAACCGTAGGAGCAAGCACTGTAGATAGAACAATAAGAGCAACAGTATTACTGGGAAATAACACAGAGCTAAACGGTGAATCCCTCTTCCAGCCTAAAGATTTCCCTTCTACAATGTTGCCCCTTGTTTATGCAGGTGAAAATGGTAATGCATTATCTGCGTCCTGCATGCCAGGATCATTGAAAAATGTTGATGTCAGAGGCAAGATAGTGTTGTGTGAAAGAGGAAGTGCACATGATATGATCTTTAAAGGCGAAGTAGTGAAACGCAATGGAGGTGTTGCCATGATTGTGATGAATGGCCAATCTGATGGCTTTATTATAAGTGCTGATCTTCATGTGCTCCCTGCATCACATGTGAGTTGCATGGCAGGATTAGCAATCAAAGCTTATATAAACTCGACATCATCGCCAATTGGTACAATCTTGTTTGAAGGAACTGTAACTGGCTTGCCAGAGGCGCCCCAGGTTGCTGAGTTTTCCTCGAGAGGTCCTAGCAAGGCAAGTCCAGGAATCTTGAAACCAGACATAATAGGCCCTGGTGTAAATATTCTAGCTGCTTGGCCAGTTTCAGAAGAAGAGGCTCCCAACAGATTCAACATGAAGTCAGGAACCTCAATGTCTTGCCCTCATCTCAGTGGTATTGCAGCCCTGCTCAAAAGTGCCCACCCTGATTGGTCACCTGCTGCCATAAAATCTGCCATCATGACCACCGCTAATGTCTTTAACCTTGACGGCAAGCCCATTACAGATCAACAATTTGTTCCTGCTACTTACTTTGACATTGGCGCAGGCCATGTGAATCCATCAAGAGCAAATGAACCAGGGCTTATTTACGATATCCAACCTGATGATTACCTTCCTTACTTATGCGGTCTGGGTTACTCTAACAAACAAGTAGGAGTTATCACACAACGTAGAGTGAACTGCTCCAAGAATTTAAGCATGCCTGAAGCTCAGCTGAATTACCCTTCATTTTCTGTCAAATTGGGGTCTTCACCACAAACTTGTGCAAGAACAGTAACAAATGTTGGCAAGCCTAACTCATCTTATATCCTTGAGACCTTTGCACCGAGAGGTGTGGATGTAAAGGTAACGcctaataaaattactttcaCTGGTTTAAACCAGAAAGCTACATACACGATAGCATTTAGCAAAATGGGAAACACCAGCGTCTCTTTTGCTCAAGGGTACCTGAATTGGGTAGCTGATGGGTATAGTGTTAGGAGCCCAATAACTGTCATATCTCAGTAA
- the LOC8272484 gene encoding subtilisin-like protease — translation MDNKRSKLLPVMAVTFLVCLSSFLGEGAESTKVTGASSNLETYIVFVTKPPVGASKKSQVIETWYQSFLPARKSNSNQQQRILYSYRNVVSGFAAKLTAEEAKFMEEKDGFVSARPQKIFPLHTTHSPNFLGLHQNLGLWGNSNYGKGVIIGVLDTGITPDHPSFSDEGMPSPPAKWKGKCEFNGTACNNKLIGARTFQSDEHPSGDMEPFDDVGHGTHTASTAAGNFVDGASVFGNANGTAVGMAPLAHLAMYKVCSDFGCSESDILAAMDTAVEEGVDILSLSLGGGSAPFSADGIAVGAFGAIQNGIFVSCSAGNSGPDNYTLSNEAPWILTVGASTIDRSIRATVKLGNNEEFFGESLFQPQLSTQNFWPLIYPGKNGNQSAAVCAEDSLESSEVEGKIVLCDRGGLVGRVEKGQVVKDAGGIGMILVNEESDGYSTLADAHVLPASHVSYSDGMRIKNYINSTSSPTAMFVFEGTVIGLKTAPMVSSFSSRGPSFASPGILKPDIIGPGVSILAAWPISVENKTNTKATFNMISGTSMSCPHLSGIAALLKSAHPDWSPAAIKSAIMTTADTVNLGGQPIVDERLLSADVLATGAGHVNPSKASDPGLVYDIQPDDYIPYLCGLGYTDRDITYIVQYKVKCSEVGSIPEAQLNYPSFSIVFGAKTQIYTRTVTNVGPATSSYTVSVAPPPGVDVTVTPSKIAFTQVKQTATYSVTFTNTGKGYSDPSVQGYLKWDSDQHSVRSPISVVFSNTD, via the coding sequence ATGGACAACAAGAGGTCTAAACTGCTGCCAGTCATGGCAGTTACATTTCTTGTTTGTCTCAGTTCCTTCCTGGGTGAAGGAGCAGAAAGCACGAAAGTTACTGGTGCAAGCAGCAATTTAGAAACTTACATTGTCTTTGTTACAAAGCCACCGGTTGGTGCTTCAAAAAAATCTCAAGTAATAGAAACCTGGTACCAGTCATTTTTGCCAGCTAGAAAGTCAAACTCAAACCAGCAACAACGCATATTATACTCCTATAGAAACGTGGTCAGTGGTTTCGCCGCTAAGCTGACAGCAGAGGAAGCAAAATTCATGGAAGAGAAGGATGGGTTTGTGTCAGCCCGACCTCAAAAAATATTTCCCCTGCATACAACTCATAGTCCCAACTTTTTGGGGCTGCACCAAAATTTAGGACTCTGGGGGAATTCAAATTATGGTAAGGGAGTGATAATTGGAGTTTTAGATACTGGAATAACACCAGATCATCCTTCATTCAGTGATGAAGGAATGCCCTCTCCTCCAGCCAAATGGAAAGGGAAATGTGAATTCAACGGAACTGCTTGCAACAACAAACTCATTGGTGCAAGAACTTTCCAATCTGATGAGCATCCCTCAGGAGACATGGAACCATTTGATGATGTAGGGCATGGCACCCACACAGCTAGCACGGCAGCAGGTAACTTCGTAGATGGCGCCAGCGTTTTTGGTAATGCTAATGGCACTGCAGTAGGAATGGCTCCTTTGGCTCACTTGGCCATGTACAAAGTTTGTTCCGACTTTGGTTGCTCCGAAAGTGACATATTGGCTGCAATGGATACTGCTGTTGAGGAGGGCGTGGacattctttctctctctcttggtGGTGGTTCAGCTCCTTTTTCTGCAGATGGCATTGCAGTGGGTGCATTTGGAGCTATTCAGAATGGAATTTTCGTGAGTTGTTCCGCCGGGAATTCTGGTCCAGATAATTACACTTTATCAAATGAGGCCCCATGGATTCTCACGGTTGGAGCTAGCACCATTGACAGAAGCATAAGAGCAACAGTAAAGCTTGGAAATAATGAAGAATTTTTTGGGGAATCACTCTTCCAGCCACAGCTCTCCACCCAAAACTTTTGGCCTCTTATTTATCCGGGCAAGAATGGTAATCAGTCAGCAGCTGTATGTGCAGAGGATTCACTGGAAAGTTCTGAAGTTGAAGGCAAGATAGTTTTGTGCGATAGAGGTGGGTTGGTAGGAAGAGTTGAGAAAGGACAAGTGGTGAAGGATGCTGGTGGTATTGGCATGATTCTAGTGAATGAGGAGTCTGATGGTTATAGCACCTTAGCTGatgctcatgtccttcctgCATCACATGTGAGTTACTCTGACGGGATGAGGATAAAGAACTATATAAACTCAACATCATCACCAACAGCAATGTTTGTGTTCGAAGGCACTGTAATTGGTTTAAAAACTGCTCCAATGGTTTCTTCCTTCTCCTCCAGAGGCCCAAGCTTTGCAAGCCCTGGAATCTTAAAACCAGACATCATAGGCCCTGGCGTAAGCATTCTAGCGGCATGGCCAATTTCTGTGGagaataaaacaaatacaaaagcaACATTTAACATGATTTCAGGAACCTCAATGTCTTGCCCTCATCTTAGTGGCATTGCTGCTTTGCTGAAAAGTGCCCATCCTGACTGGTCTCCTGCTGCAATCAAATCTGCTATTATGACTACTGCAGACACAGTAAACCTAGGTGGCCAGCCAATTGTTGATGAAAGGCTTCTTTCTGCTGATGTCTTGGCCACTGGAGCAGGCCATGTTAACCCATCCAAAGCCAGTGATCCAGGGCTCGTCTATGATATCCAACCTGATGATTACATTCCTTATTTGTGTGGTTTGGGATACACAGACAGAGACATTACATACATTGTGCAGTATAAAGTCAAGTGTTCAGAAGTTGGAAGCATTCCTGAAGCACAATTGAATTACCCTTCATTCTCAATTGTGTTTGGTGCCAAAACTCAGATATACACCAGAACAGTAACCAATGTTGGCCCAGCTACCTCGTCTTACACTGTTTCAGTTGCTCCACCACCGGGAGTGGATGTTACAGTTACACCTTCTAAGATTGCTTTCACTCAAGTGAAACAGACAGCTACATACTCGGTGACATTCACCAACACGGGCAAAGGATACAGTGACCCATCCGTTCAAGGGTATCTGAAATGGGATTCTGATCAGCATTCAGTTAGAAGCCCAATATCAGTTGTATTTTCAAATACAGACTAG
- the LOC8272485 gene encoding subtilisin-like protease 4, with the protein MKKSNLSPNMTVVPFIFLIFLFNFYPLIAQSAEHTTETIEKKNLQTYIVHVNQPEGRTFSQPEDLKNWHKSFLSFSTASSEEEQQQRMLYSYQNIISGFSARLTQEEVKAMEEITGFVSACLERKLRLQTTHTPSFLGLHQQMGLWKDSDFGKGVIIGILDGGVYPSHPSFSDEGMPLPPAKWKGRCEFNASECNNKLIGARTFNLAAKTMKGAPTEPPIDVDGHGTHTASTAAGGFVYNSDVLGNAKGTAVGMAPFAHLAIYKVCFGDPNDDCPESDVLAGLDAAVDDGVDVLSLSLGDVSMPFFQDNIAIGSFAAIQKGIFVSCSAGNSGPSKSTLSNEAPWILTVGASTIDRRIVAIAKLGNGEELDGESVSQPSNFPTTLLPIVYAGMNSKPDSAFCGEGALEGMNVKDKVVMCERGGGIGRIAKGDEVKNAGGAAMILVNDETNGFSTIADAHVLPATHVSFAAGLKIKAYINSTKTPMATILFKGTVIGDSSSPAVTSFSSRGPSLASPGILKPDIIGPGVSILAAWPFPLDNNTNTKLTFNIMSGTSMSCPHLSGIAALLKSSHPYWSPAAIKSAIVTTADILNMEGKPIVDETHQPADFFATGAGHVNPSRANDPGLVYDIQPDDYIPYLCGLNYTDEQVSIIAHRPISCSTIQTIAEGQLNYPSFSVTLGPPQTFIRTVTNVGYANSVFAATITSPPGVAVSVKPSRLYFSKLNQKATYSITFSHTGYGAKTSEFGQGYITWVSDKYFVGSPISVRFK; encoded by the coding sequence atGAAGAAGAGTAATTTGTCACCAAACATGACTGtcgttccttttatttttctcattttcttgttCAACTTCTATCCTCTGATTGCCCAATCAGCTGAACACACAACCGAAAcgattgaaaagaaaaacttacaGACCTACATTGTCCATGTCAACCAACCAGAAGGAAGAACCTTTTCCCAGCCAGAAGATTTGAAGAACTGGCACAagtcatttttatcatttagcACAGCAAGCTCTGAGGAGGAGCAGCAGCAACGCATGCTTTACTCATACCAGAATATAATCAGTGGCTTTTCTGCAAGACTGACACAGGAGGAAGTGAAAGCCATGGAGGAGATTACCGGCTTTGTGTCTGCATgtcttgaaagaaaattacGTCTACAGACAACACACACTCCTAGCTTCTTGGGATTGCACCAGCAAATGGGATTATGGAAAGACTCGGATTTTGGCAAGGGTGTAATTATTGGAATACTAGATGGTGGAGTTTATCCCAGCCATCCTTCATTCAGTGACGAAGGAATGCCACTGCCTCCAGCCAAATGGAAAGGAAGATGTGAGTTTAATGCATCAGAGTGTAACAACAAGCTAATTGGTGCAAGGACTTTCAATCTCGCAGCAAAGACCATGAAGGGAGCACCGACTGAACCACCAATTGATGTTGATGGCCATGGGACTCATACAGCAAGTACAGCTGCAGGTGGCTTTGTATACAATTCTGACGTGCTTGGAAATGCCAAAGGCACAGCAGTCGGAATGGCACCTTTTGCTCATTTGGCTATTTACAAAGTGTGCTTCGGAGATCCTAATGATGATTGCCCTGAAAGTGATGTCTTAGCTGGGCTTGATGCAGCAGTTGATGATGGTGTCGATGTTCTCTCACTCTCACTTGGAGATGTATCAATGCCATTTTTCCAAGACAACATAGCAATAGGCTCCTTTGCAGCAATTCAGAAGGGAATTTTCGTAAGCTGTTCAGCAGGAAACTCTGGGCCTTCCAAGAGCACATTATCTAATGAAGCCCCATGGATTCTCACAGTTGGAGCAAGCACCATAGATAGAAGAATTGTTGCCATAGCAAAGCTTGGAAATGGAGAAGAATTGGATGGAGAATCCGTTTCCCAGCCTAGCAACTTTCCGACAACACTGTTACCCATTGTTTATGCTGGTATGAATAGTAAACCAGACTCCGCATTTTGTGGCGAGGGAGCACTGGAAGGCATGAATGTAAAAGACAAAGTAGTCATGTGTGAAAGAGGAGGGGGGATAGGCAGAATTGCTAAAGGAGACGAAGTGAAAAATGCTGGGGGTGCTGCCATGATACTTGTGAATGACGAGACTAACGGCTTCAGTACCATAGCTGatgctcatgtccttcctgCAACCCATGTAAGCTTTGCAGCAGGGTTGAAGATTAAAGCTTATATTAATTCAACAAAGACACCAATGGcgacaattttatttaaaggaACTGTCATAGGAGACTCATCATCTCCAGCTGTTACTTCATTCTCGTCAAGAGGCCCCAGCTTGGCAAGCCCTGGCATTCTGAAACCGGACATCATCGGTCCTGGCGTAAGCATTTTAGCAGCGTGGCCCTTTCCCCTTGACAATAATAccaatacaaaattaaccttCAACATAATGTCTGGCACTTCGATGTCATGCCCTCATCTTAGTGGCATTGCAGCCTTACTCAAGAGCTCTCATCCTTACTGGTCACCTGCTGCGATTAAATCTGCCATAGTGACTACTGCAGATATCCTAAACATGGAAGGCAAACCCATCGTTGATGAAACACATCAACCTGCAGATTTCTTCGCCACTGGTGCAGGCCATGTTAACCCATCAAGGGCAAATGATCCAGGATTAGTTTATGACATCCAACCAGATGATTATATACCTTATTTGTGTGGCCTGAACTACACAGATGAGCAAGTCAGCATAATTGCACATAGACCAATTTCATGCTCAACAATTCAAACCATAGCAGAAGGGCAGCTGAACTACCCTTCCTTTTCTGTCACATTAGGACCACCACAGACATTCATACGGACTGTGACCAATGTTGGTTATGCAAATTCAGTTTTTGCAGCAACAATTACTTCCCCACCAGGTGTTGCGGTAAGTGTCAAACCCTCTAGACTCTACTTTTCAAAGTTGAACCAGAAGGCAACATACTCGATAACATTCAGTCATACTGGATATGGTGCCAAAACCAGCGAATTCGGTCAAGGTTATATCACGTGGGTTTCTGATAAATACTTTGTCGGGAGTCCAATCTCTGTAAGATTCAAGTGA
- the LOC8272486 gene encoding uncharacterized protein LOC8272486 isoform X1 has protein sequence MERSSSEKKKRVSKDEVIAKLKDEGDFDNLRLKIIHKLKDNEELRDSIISIVRQSAALNRAGAENMKPRQLSDAIYDEVGNEVMNKISDGVWEIIRSVDGMKNEITETVQSVYDKLVEPERKGMGESSTHDVMLFQNEADNEVTVKASVAVNAVDHNSSDDELQEPPGFPLPMNNNYELKEDLQLPMHCRRTVEELKEGSHHWKDVLESDDVDPDAPPGFSADIEHKQPCDSSDEDPDVPPGFG, from the exons ATGGAGAGGAGCAGCAgtgagaagaagaaaagggtaaGTAAAGACGAAGTGATCGCCAAACTGAAAGATGAAGGCGATTTTGATAATCTCCGTCTCAAAATTATCCACAAGCTCAAAGATAAC GAAGAGTTGCGCGACAGTATTATTTCCATCGTAAGGCAGTCAGCAGCACTTAACCGGGCAGGAGCTGAAAACATGAAACCTAGACAACTCTCTGATGCCATATATGATGAGGTTGG GAACGAAGTGATGAACAAGATTTCTGATGGGGTGTGGGAAATAATTAGATCTGTTGATGGCATGAAAAACGAAATAACAGAGACTGTACAATCTGTCTATGATAAGTTGGTGGAGCCTGAAAGGAAGGGAATGGGCGAGTCTTCTACTCATGATGTGATGCTGTTTCAGAATGAAGCTGACAATGAGGTTACCGTCAAGGCTTCAGTTGCAGTCAATGCAGTGGATCATAACTCATCTGATGATGAGCTGCAAGAACCACCAGGTTTCCCCCTGCCCATGAACAACAATTATGAACTCAAAGAGGATTTACAGTTGCCTATGCACTGTCGAAGGACTGTGGAGGAACTAAAGGAAGGGTCACACCACTGGAAAGATGTGCTGGAGTCAGATGATGTTGATCCTGATGCACCACCCGGCTTTTCTGCAGATATTGAACACAAGCAGCCATGCGACAGTAGTGATGAGGACCCTGATGTGCCTCCTGGTTTTGGTTAA
- the LOC8272486 gene encoding uncharacterized protein LOC8272486 isoform X2, producing the protein MERSSSEKKKREELRDSIISIVRQSAALNRAGAENMKPRQLSDAIYDEVGNEVMNKISDGVWEIIRSVDGMKNEITETVQSVYDKLVEPERKGMGESSTHDVMLFQNEADNEVTVKASVAVNAVDHNSSDDELQEPPGFPLPMNNNYELKEDLQLPMHCRRTVEELKEGSHHWKDVLESDDVDPDAPPGFSADIEHKQPCDSSDEDPDVPPGFG; encoded by the exons ATGGAGAGGAGCAGCAgtgagaagaagaaaagg GAAGAGTTGCGCGACAGTATTATTTCCATCGTAAGGCAGTCAGCAGCACTTAACCGGGCAGGAGCTGAAAACATGAAACCTAGACAACTCTCTGATGCCATATATGATGAGGTTGG GAACGAAGTGATGAACAAGATTTCTGATGGGGTGTGGGAAATAATTAGATCTGTTGATGGCATGAAAAACGAAATAACAGAGACTGTACAATCTGTCTATGATAAGTTGGTGGAGCCTGAAAGGAAGGGAATGGGCGAGTCTTCTACTCATGATGTGATGCTGTTTCAGAATGAAGCTGACAATGAGGTTACCGTCAAGGCTTCAGTTGCAGTCAATGCAGTGGATCATAACTCATCTGATGATGAGCTGCAAGAACCACCAGGTTTCCCCCTGCCCATGAACAACAATTATGAACTCAAAGAGGATTTACAGTTGCCTATGCACTGTCGAAGGACTGTGGAGGAACTAAAGGAAGGGTCACACCACTGGAAAGATGTGCTGGAGTCAGATGATGTTGATCCTGATGCACCACCCGGCTTTTCTGCAGATATTGAACACAAGCAGCCATGCGACAGTAGTGATGAGGACCCTGATGTGCCTCCTGGTTTTGGTTAA